A single region of the Nocardioides sp. W7 genome encodes:
- a CDS encoding DUF1269 domain-containing protein codes for MWIYDSALGAAAGEVRLKNLRERGALTVHDAITVTWMPGVHRPRIGHLRHETSAAAAKTSVLGGLVDRICQAPVPGSAAGAGIAELARRLVGTGIDQQFLEDVSAQLRPETSALLVLSGDADLDEVRPVIERGLARGDVILLHAQLPHDAPDVLRAAMRDLRDRHPQG; via the coding sequence GTGTGGATCTACGACTCGGCGCTGGGGGCGGCGGCGGGCGAGGTGCGACTCAAGAACCTCCGCGAGCGGGGAGCGCTGACGGTTCACGACGCCATCACCGTCACCTGGATGCCGGGCGTTCACCGGCCCCGCATCGGACACCTGCGACACGAGACCTCGGCAGCGGCCGCCAAGACCTCCGTCCTCGGTGGCCTGGTCGACCGGATCTGCCAAGCTCCAGTGCCCGGCTCGGCGGCCGGCGCCGGGATCGCCGAGCTGGCCCGGCGACTGGTCGGGACCGGCATCGACCAGCAGTTCCTGGAAGACGTGAGTGCGCAGCTGCGGCCGGAGACCTCAGCGCTCCTCGTCCTGTCGGGCGACGCGGACCTCGACGAGGTCCGCCCGGTCATCGAACGCGGGTTGGCGCGCGGCGACGTGATCCTCCTGCACGCCCAGCTGCCACACGACGCTCCCGACGTCCTGCGAGCTGCCATGCGCGACCTGCGGGACCGGCACCCCCAGGGCTGA